Proteins from a genomic interval of Debaryomyces hansenii CBS767 chromosome E complete sequence:
- a CDS encoding DEHA2E02112p (no similarity), whose translation MSLQPNIDHATITSRLHSQHQNANTISHLSQETPLPFKKYTKKRSWVWDWFEQDPDNKYRAVCLYCHQEIFRLDGDRGSPKKLITHVNSKHGINKDNFAGEELFKIRLEKLKTYVNTFGPLVTNRGDAIVYGIMNSGIQAMTTVPTISSSVSGPSAASASPPRHNSYPSDSIGMIVGETRPQLPVITKPTNQDIQPQTLSKPPLAEATNIPRSEPKEPPMDINVIDPSLSSSFHERQIDSNFNNLSHKSKKQEELEKYNNLITNHNRQVEEYNKAAVIANDRNMHPCESLSNDSESRQTHENYMFKSQRLFMPLGTGRETKEGNRCKYALEEFIMKNSECFNNLLFIESDSFKQFVNALRDHPNDSI comes from the coding sequence ATGAGTCTTCAACCGAATATCGACCATGCTACAATAACGAGTCGACTTCACAGTCAACACCAAAATGCTAACACAATATCACATTTATCACAGGAAACACCATTGCCTTTTAAGAAATATACAAAGAAGAGGTCATGGGTATGGGATTGGTTTGAACAAGATCctgataataaatacaGGGCCGTTTGTTTATACTGCcatcaagaaatattccGATTAGATGGAGACAGAGGATCgccaaagaaattgattacACATgtaaattcaaaacatGGAATTAATAAAGACAATTTTGCGGGCGAAGAGTTGTTTAAAATAAGattagagaaattgaaaacgTATGTCAATACTTTTGGACCCTTGGTTACAAATCGAGGTGATGCCATTGTTTACGGAATAATGAATCTGGGTATTCAGGCTATGACAACAGTTCCAACTATATCGTCATCTGTTTCTGGTCCTAGTGCTGCAAGTGCAAGTCCTCCTCGGCACAATAGCTACCCATCAGACTCAATTGGAATGATTGTGGGGGAGACCCGACCCCAGCTCCCAGTAATTACAAAACCTACGAACCAAGATATACAGCCTCAAACTTTGTCTAAACCACCATTAGCTGAAGCGACCAATATACCACGATCCGAACCAAAGGAGCCTCCTATGGATATCAATGTAATTGACCCTTCGCTCAGCTCAAGTTTCCATGAGAGACAAATAGATTCAAACTTTAATAACTTGTCCCATAAATCGAAGAAACAGGAAGAGCTTgagaaatacaataatttAATCACTAATCACAATAGACAAGTTGAAGAGTACAACAAAGCTGCAGTTATTGCAAATGACAGAAATATGCATCCATGCGAAAGTCTATCGAACGATTCAGAACTGAGGCAAACACACGAAAACTATATGTTTAAGTCGCAGAGACTATTCATGCCATTGGGTACTGGTCGAGAAACTAAGGAAGGAAACAGATGTAAATATGCCCTTGAAGAGTTTATTATGAAGAATTCTGAGTGTTTTAACAATCTATTATTTATCGAAAGTGACAGCTTCAAACAATTTGTCAATGCTTTACGAGACCACCCTAATGATTCTATATAG
- a CDS encoding DEHA2E02090p (weakly similar to uniprot|P54074 Saccharomyces cerevisiae YMR119W ASI1 Putative integral membrane E3 ubiquitin ligase): protein MSNNTVLKNATSASGGSNGDQDDEWFLAKFIIAFIDAIWEQSETSSQNRISWDRFGGITTYCCSIYGVSCLVMALILNRTLVMASTNSSRNQQSAISRQRGILNTPKSAELLKNMSMVSFKLFAVGLLLYNCYHLLVALNLYYHTSVTSDASIPWFHVLVPDTIFEYSPDVFNSNRYMATPKDQVNIGPTTDMYWPIFLGFCFSSFIETFVSVVQGKQPYTESGITIFEHSLAFQEVSSTGFFGSSRLYKRPTEQVLIACIFSTLNHLNIHIGGLLNNNRYRLIPSSIIGLAFLTYFVSCFTNGNIWKFPTIIIMSFVPQVLIMSIIFVSVFIFSMAVLAKGFQLQDLNYASFLLYENNESDSEFRTRNLNINLHDDFYTALLNLGMLAITSAGKSSYITELSLVTVDEDTWIERSIWQKLKYQAKSVASLQAKLNTNNVTDYLKENKISGYGNMIMTPSKRLISGERTDLFNDDTSDLKNSKSISVLRKRILFLKEIVSDLIQLLYGLIIDSFLLYFIPKKFSHYVLRRQNRENTNIDETDEEFERRKRKTPAFLRPYIKRNAKSLTKVHFDQKEVIQSQSVDLNDYSEEQLAQNYISLLLEKELSEIDDSEDYYQTNHYESDLEEESDIESIDISSSTTVSGNRVIDDVSHTLIDELLSPEEFQNLFSSANVDILQRHLNHDSQTSGILTRSKFNSLTSGIAIQESTLSSQDEISKLLELILNKRKSQLEDLSSDNSNRHTDDYDLNSKLDCVICQTNVREIITWPCKCFAICESCRLSLISKGIEGCVCCRRDVEGVSKVFIP, encoded by the coding sequence ATGTCAAATAATACTGTATTGAAGAACGCAACATCCGCATCTGGTGGTTCTAATGGGGATCAGGACGACGAGTGGTTTCTTgccaaatttattatagcATTCATTGATGCAATCTGGGAGCAAAGTGAGACATCATCCCAGAACCGTATACTGTGGGATAGATTTGGTGGAATAACAACATACTGCTGCTCAATATATGGTGTGTCATGTTTGGTTATGGCGTTAATCTTGAATCGGACATTGGTAATGGCCTCCACAAATTCATCACGGAACCAGCAGTCAGCAATTAGTAGACAAAGGGGTATCCTTAACACACCAAAACTGGCGGAGcttttaaagaatatgaGTATGGTGAGTTTTAAGTTATTTGCAGTAGGATTATTGTTGTACAATTGCTACCATTTATTGGTCGCGTTGAATCTTTACTATCATACCAGTGTAACGCTGGATGCTTCTATACCATGGTTTCATGTTTTAGTGCCGGATACCATCTTTGAGTACAGTCCAGATGTCTTTAATTCAAACAGGTATATGGCAACACCGAAAGATCAAGTGAATATAGGACCAACTACCGATATGTACTGGCCTATTTTTCTTGGATTCTGTTTCCTGCTGTTCATAGAAACGTTTGTTTCCGTAGTACAAGGTAAACAGCCTTATACTGAATCGGGAATTACTATTTTTGAGCATTCCTTAGCGTTCCAAGAAGTCAGTTCAACTGGTTTCTTCGGTAGTTCCCGTCTCTACAAAAGACCTACAGAACAAGTCTTAATCGCCTGCATTTTCCTGACATTGAATCATCttaatatacatattgGAGGTCTATTAAACAATAATAGATACAGGCTTATCCCGCTGTCGATAATCGGATTGGCCTTTTTGACATATTTCGTATCGTGTTTTACTAATGGAAATATATGGAAATTTCCAACTATCATAATAATGTCTTTCGTACCTCAAGTTCTTATTATGCTGATAATTTTTGTATcagtatttatattttcgATGGCTGTACTCGCAAAAGGCTTTCAATTACAGGATTTGAATTATGCAAGCTTTTTACtttatgaaaataatgaaagcGATTCAGAATTTagaacaagaaatttgaaCATTAATTTGCATGATGATTTTTATACGGCATTGTTGAATCTTGGTATGCTAGCAATCACACTGGCAGGTAAATCAAGCTATATTACAGAGCTTAGTCTTGTTACAGTTGATGAAGACACATGGATAGAAAGAAGCATTTGGCAAAAGCTCAAGTATCAAGCCAAATCAGTTGCAAGCTTGCAAGCAAAATTAAACACCAATAATGTAACGGACTACTTAAAAGAGAATAAGATCTCAGGTTATGGAAACATGATAATGACACCTTCAAAACGCTTGATTTCAGGAGAGCGTACTGATTTATTCAACGATGATACATCtgatttaaaaaattccaaatctaTCAGTGTTTTACGTAAGAGAATTCTTTTCCTCAAAGAAATTGTATCTGATCTTatacaattattatatGGATTGATTATTGATTCCTTTTTGCTATATTTCATACCGAAAAAGTTCAGTCATTATGTGTTACGTCGTCAGAACAGAGAAAATACCAATATCGACGAAACCGACGAGGAATtcgaaagaagaaaaagaaagaccCCAGCGTTTTTACGCCCATACATCAAGAGGAATGCGAAAAGCCTTACGAAAGTTCATTTCGACCAGAAAGAGGTTATACAAAGTCAATCAGTAGATTTGAATGACTACAGTGAAGAGCAATTAGctcaaaattatatatctttattaCTCGAAAAGGAATTATCAGAGATTGATGATTCAGAAGATTACTACCAAACTAACCATTATGAACTGGACCTAGAGGAAGAATCTGACATTGAGTCTATAGACATATCATCATCTACAACAGTAAGTGGAAATCGTGTGATAGATGATGTTTCTCATACGTTGATTGACGAATTATTATCCCCTGAAGAgttccaaaatttattcaGCTCTGCTAATGTTGACATTTTGCAACGTCACTTGAACCATGACTCTCAGACAAGTGGTATATTAACTAGGTCCAAATTCAACTCTCTCACCTCCGGCATCGCCATACAAGAAAGTACTTTATCCAGCCAAGATGAAATATCAAAACTATTGGAATTGATCTTgaataaaagaaaatccCAACTAGAGGATTTATCATCTGATAATTCGAATAGACATACTGATGACTACGATcttaattcaaaattagatTGTGTTATTTGCCAAACTAATGTCAGAGAAATTATAACATGGCCTTGTAAATGTTTCGCTATTTGTGAATCCTGCCGTTTAAGTTTAATTTCCAAAGGCATCGAAGGCTGTGTTTGTTGTCGTAGAGATGTTGAAGGTGTGTCTAAAGTATTTATACCGTGA